Proteins encoded within one genomic window of Thiothrix litoralis:
- the pncC gene encoding nicotinamide-nucleotide amidase: MLDYVLPALADVLKAKGWMLATAESCTGGWIAKLCTDLAGSSTWFERGFVTYSNEAKQDMLGVKAETLAQHGAVSEAVTAEMAAGALQHSRAQVAVSVSGIAGPGGGTATKPVGTVCFGWAVQGGEVRTATRHFQGDREAVRAQAVQYALSGVLQALR; encoded by the coding sequence ATGCTGGACTATGTGCTGCCAGCGCTTGCTGATGTGTTAAAAGCCAAAGGCTGGATGTTGGCAACGGCGGAATCGTGTACCGGCGGCTGGATTGCGAAACTGTGCACCGATCTGGCGGGGAGTTCGACGTGGTTCGAGCGCGGTTTCGTCACCTACAGCAATGAAGCCAAGCAGGATATGTTGGGTGTAAAGGCGGAGACACTTGCCCAACACGGCGCGGTCAGCGAAGCAGTGACGGCTGAAATGGCTGCGGGTGCATTACAGCATTCGCGGGCGCAGGTGGCAGTGTCGGTCAGCGGGATTGCAGGGCCTGGCGGTGGTACAGCGACCAAGCCGGTTGGGACGGTGTGTTTCGGCTGGGCAGTGCAGGGTGGGGAAGTGCGTACTGCCACCCGACACTTTCAGGGTGATCGGGAAGCGGTACGCGCTCAAGCGGTGCAATACGCACTCAGTGGCGTATTGCAGGCGTTGCGTTAG
- a CDS encoding S49 family peptidase — MNEDNTQAIQALKDVALESIKEQRRARRWGIFFKLFFVAYLLIALFALFGMGEPDGKLASADKITAVVDINGVIMDGAAASAEMVLPSLKDAFENKKTKGIILHINSPGGSPVQAGLINDEIRRLKAEHKDIPVYAVVSDMCASGGYYIAVAADEIYADKASIVGSIGVRMDNFGFTGLMEKLGVERRLYTAGANKGMLDPFLPENPDQAAFVHKMLETTHQQFINVVKEGRGKRLQDNPDLFSGLFWTGEDALTLGLIDGLGSDAFVARDKIGAEDMVNFTTEKDLFQRLSDRVQTSLHLMLSDDSTPHTMLH, encoded by the coding sequence ATGAACGAAGATAATACACAGGCTATTCAGGCGCTCAAAGATGTGGCGCTGGAAAGCATCAAGGAACAACGCCGTGCGCGGCGCTGGGGGATCTTTTTCAAACTGTTTTTCGTCGCTTACTTGTTGATTGCGCTGTTTGCCTTGTTTGGCATGGGGGAACCCGATGGCAAGCTCGCGAGTGCCGACAAGATTACGGCCGTTGTTGACATCAACGGGGTGATTATGGACGGTGCTGCCGCCAGTGCCGAGATGGTTTTGCCCAGTCTGAAAGATGCCTTCGAGAACAAAAAGACCAAGGGTATTATTTTGCACATCAACAGCCCCGGTGGTAGCCCAGTGCAGGCTGGTTTGATCAACGATGAAATCCGTCGTCTGAAAGCTGAGCACAAGGACATCCCGGTGTATGCGGTGGTGTCTGATATGTGTGCCTCCGGTGGTTATTACATTGCGGTGGCTGCTGATGAGATCTATGCAGACAAGGCCAGTATTGTTGGCTCGATCGGTGTGCGCATGGATAACTTTGGCTTTACTGGGTTAATGGAAAAACTGGGTGTCGAGCGTCGTTTGTACACGGCGGGCGCGAATAAAGGGATGCTTGACCCATTCCTGCCTGAAAATCCTGATCAGGCGGCGTTTGTACATAAGATGTTAGAGACCACCCACCAGCAGTTCATCAATGTGGTTAAAGAGGGGCGTGGCAAGCGTTTGCAAGATAACCCTGACCTTTTCTCTGGCCTGTTCTGGACGGGTGAAGATGCCCTTACGCTCGGTTTGATCGACGGTCTAGGCAGTGATGCTTTCGTTGCACGGGATAAGATTGGCGCTGAAGACATGGTGAACTTCACAACCGAAAAAGACCTGTTCCAGCGTTTGAGCGACCGAGTGCAAACTTCTTTGCACCTGATGCTGTCGGACGATTCAACCCCACACACGATGTTGCACTAA
- a CDS encoding potassium channel family protein gives MSRAPFNNAQRWLYLALEQQKGGVGALLINRFLMLLVGVNVLAVVAESEHSLYQAYKPFFTWFEASSVSIFTLEYVLRLWVCTEAEQLHFQHPISGRGRYMLTPMALVDLLAIVPFYLSFFWGVADLRVLRSLRLLRLLKLTRYSHSLDLLLTVLRQEADNLVSALFILCMLVLLSATGIYLVEGHIQPDKFGSIPRALWWSAVTVATVGYGDVVPITLVGKVFSGIIIVTGIAVAALPAAILASGMINELKRRGERFRTELVRTMENGKLDFGGLRYLEKMRVTIGISRAEAHLIFEEVKQETRLQTYTNCPHCAQPIVIKHPPGHIHVHPAKRQH, from the coding sequence GTGAGTCGAGCACCGTTTAATAATGCCCAGCGCTGGTTGTATCTGGCGCTGGAGCAACAAAAGGGCGGTGTAGGGGCGCTATTGATTAACCGCTTTCTGATGCTGCTGGTGGGGGTGAATGTACTGGCAGTGGTGGCGGAATCTGAACACTCGCTATATCAGGCTTACAAGCCTTTTTTTACGTGGTTTGAAGCGAGTTCTGTCAGTATTTTTACGCTGGAATACGTGCTGCGCTTGTGGGTTTGTACCGAAGCTGAGCAGCTCCACTTTCAGCATCCGATTAGTGGGCGGGGGCGTTACATGCTAACACCGATGGCTTTGGTTGATTTACTGGCTATTGTGCCGTTTTACCTGAGTTTTTTTTGGGGTGTGGCAGATTTACGGGTATTGCGCAGTTTGCGGCTACTGCGTTTGTTGAAGCTAACCCGTTATTCCCATTCGCTGGATCTGTTATTGACGGTGTTGCGACAAGAGGCAGACAATTTGGTGTCTGCCCTGTTTATTCTGTGTATGTTGGTGCTGCTGTCTGCTACAGGTATTTATTTAGTGGAAGGGCATATCCAGCCTGATAAATTCGGGAGTATTCCACGCGCTTTATGGTGGTCAGCCGTTACTGTGGCAACTGTTGGGTATGGTGATGTTGTGCCAATAACCTTAGTCGGCAAGGTGTTCAGTGGCATCATTATCGTGACCGGGATTGCAGTGGCAGCTTTGCCAGCCGCTATTCTGGCCTCTGGCATGATCAATGAGTTGAAGCGGCGTGGGGAGCGTTTTCGTACTGAGTTGGTGCGTACCATGGAAAACGGTAAGTTGGATTTCGGCGGCCTACGTTATCTGGAAAAAATGCGGGTCACGATTGGCATCAGCCGGGCGGAAGCGCATTTGATCTTTGAAGAGGTTAAGCAGGAAACCCGTTTGCAAACCTATACCAACTGCCCGCATTGTGCCCAGCCGATTGTGATCAAACATCCGCCGGGGCATATCCATGTTCACCCGGCCAAACGGCAGCATTAG
- a CDS encoding Rne/Rng family ribonuclease, which yields MKRILINATQPEEIRVAMVDGQRLYDLDIEHSLRAQKKANIYKGVITRVEPSLEAVFVNYGAQRHGFLSFREVAPEFYHPNAKYTGRPAVKDVMREGMEILVQVDKEERGNKGAALTTYLSLAGRYLVLMPNNPKAGGVSRRIEGDDRQQIKQTLSELDIPDSMGVIVRTAGIERDAEELSWDLDYLKTLWNAIQQAYSQHKGPTLLYQESNVIIRALRDYFRRDIGEIVIDNEKVFQQARDFMQAVMPHNIRKLKAYTDGTPLFSRFQVENQIETAYQRTVALPSGGAIVIDHTEALVSIDINSARATKGHDIEETALNTNLEAADEIARQLRLRDLGGLVVIDFIDMLPSKHQREVEKRLRDAMKLDRARVQVGRISRFGLLEMSRQRLRPSLGESSQIVCPRCTGHGHIRSTDSMALSILRLVEEEAMKEMTGKVIARLPVAVATFLLNEKRQAITDIQARRNVELTIIPNPYMETPHYDISRIRNDNLEDDEAQSSYLYIPAPPNIEETIQQDANHAPVPVEAAVTNVMPSTPAPQHQRHQRADEEVLTAPPIPAAAPVKGPGLMRRIFGSLFGSSPTVDKAAEEAENKAEAATPQPQPRGDRRNDQRNNRNRNNGRNDAVSDAEHPATDESRNRNAQDNRQRQNRNGERNNDQRDNDQSSNNERRNNRNRNERDNTSEQNRRPPREQRPPRTQEPDTASAQGHDQTPVEITLSAPRDTRDNNRDNGQQPQSRRDRSRRDPRNRQRPEETNSDTTPANNSVPQDAAPQERQRNPRQQRPRGNETTPVNEIDDNNLPPDQQQADTQPPNRNRRNQVAAPSLPETDANDFDDDAMDDADADVESGDNTTATSSDIQPRGPRERRGRTRRPRGSQNRQQRPPRPASAELEPLPAENLEPLIIDLSAAQPAQQPRYERQPPKTEGRPVPVVIQVSPPETPPEPQERKPKAPVQPEPKPKAEATPEVQVQPEPKPKAEATPEVQVQPEPKPKAEATPEVQVQPEPKPKAKAKLEVQAQPEAAPIAKPVPAPKPEPAPPADAVAEIVADKPVAPPEVVADKPATPPEPVAEPKIPETVSATEPKPAAPAPMKRRPSWMHTEPE from the coding sequence ATGAAACGTATTCTAATTAATGCGACCCAACCGGAAGAAATCCGCGTTGCCATGGTTGACGGGCAACGCCTTTATGACCTCGACATTGAACATTCCCTGCGTGCCCAGAAAAAAGCTAATATTTACAAAGGTGTCATCACTCGCGTCGAACCCAGCTTAGAGGCAGTCTTCGTCAACTATGGCGCACAACGTCATGGTTTTTTGTCGTTCCGCGAAGTCGCGCCTGAGTTTTACCACCCGAATGCCAAGTACACCGGGCGTCCCGCCGTCAAGGATGTGATGCGTGAAGGCATGGAAATCCTCGTGCAAGTCGATAAGGAAGAACGTGGCAACAAGGGCGCAGCCCTGACCACTTACCTCAGCCTTGCCGGGCGTTATCTGGTACTGATGCCTAACAACCCGAAAGCAGGTGGCGTTTCGCGTCGCATCGAAGGTGATGACCGCCAACAAATCAAGCAAACCCTCAGTGAGCTAGACATTCCCGACAGCATGGGCGTGATCGTGCGTACCGCTGGTATTGAACGTGATGCTGAGGAACTGTCATGGGATCTGGACTACCTCAAAACCTTGTGGAATGCCATCCAGCAAGCGTACAGCCAGCACAAAGGCCCAACCCTGCTGTATCAGGAAAGCAACGTCATTATCCGTGCGCTGCGTGACTATTTCCGCCGTGACATCGGTGAAATCGTCATCGACAACGAAAAAGTCTTCCAGCAAGCACGTGATTTCATGCAGGCAGTCATGCCGCACAATATCCGCAAGCTCAAGGCATACACCGACGGCACACCACTGTTCAGCCGCTTCCAGGTTGAAAATCAGATCGAAACAGCCTATCAGCGCACGGTTGCCCTGCCCTCGGGCGGCGCGATTGTCATCGACCATACCGAAGCATTGGTTTCCATCGACATCAACTCAGCGCGTGCCACCAAAGGGCATGACATCGAAGAAACCGCCCTCAATACCAATCTGGAAGCCGCTGACGAAATTGCCCGCCAATTGCGCCTGCGTGACCTTGGTGGCCTGGTTGTCATCGACTTCATCGACATGCTGCCCAGCAAACACCAGCGCGAAGTTGAAAAACGCCTGCGTGATGCCATGAAACTCGACCGCGCACGCGTACAAGTCGGGCGCATCTCCCGCTTCGGCTTACTGGAAATGTCACGCCAACGCCTGCGCCCATCGCTTGGTGAATCCAGCCAAATCGTTTGCCCACGTTGCACCGGGCATGGTCATATTCGCAGCACCGACTCAATGGCGCTTTCCATCCTGCGTCTGGTCGAAGAAGAAGCCATGAAGGAAATGACCGGCAAAGTCATTGCCCGCTTGCCGGTTGCTGTCGCAACGTTCCTGCTGAACGAAAAGCGCCAAGCCATCACCGACATCCAAGCGCGTCGCAATGTTGAGCTGACCATCATCCCCAACCCTTACATGGAAACGCCGCATTACGACATCAGTCGCATCCGCAACGATAACCTCGAAGACGATGAAGCCCAAAGCAGCTACCTGTACATTCCAGCGCCGCCTAACATTGAAGAAACCATCCAGCAGGATGCCAATCACGCGCCAGTCCCGGTCGAAGCTGCCGTCACCAACGTCATGCCCAGCACTCCGGCACCTCAACACCAGCGCCATCAACGTGCTGATGAAGAAGTCTTAACCGCGCCTCCTATACCAGCAGCAGCTCCAGTCAAAGGCCCCGGCTTGATGCGCCGTATTTTCGGCAGCCTGTTTGGCAGCAGCCCAACCGTGGACAAAGCCGCAGAAGAAGCCGAAAACAAAGCCGAAGCCGCCACTCCGCAACCGCAACCACGCGGCGACCGCCGCAACGACCAGCGCAACAACCGCAACCGTAACAATGGCAGAAACGACGCGGTCTCAGACGCTGAACACCCCGCCACTGACGAGTCACGCAACCGCAACGCTCAGGATAACCGCCAACGCCAAAACCGCAATGGCGAGCGTAACAACGACCAACGTGACAATGACCAGTCCAGTAATAACGAGCGCCGTAACAACCGTAACCGCAATGAGCGAGACAACACGAGCGAGCAAAATCGCCGCCCGCCACGCGAGCAACGCCCACCCAGAACGCAGGAGCCAGACACGGCTTCAGCACAAGGTCATGACCAGACACCTGTCGAAATCACCCTGTCTGCACCGCGTGACACACGTGACAACAACCGCGACAACGGGCAACAGCCCCAAAGCCGCCGTGACCGTTCACGTCGTGACCCGCGTAACCGTCAACGCCCCGAAGAAACCAACAGCGATACGACACCAGCCAATAACAGTGTTCCGCAGGATGCCGCCCCACAAGAACGGCAACGCAACCCGCGTCAGCAACGCCCCAGAGGCAATGAAACAACACCTGTTAACGAAATAGACGACAACAACTTGCCACCGGATCAGCAACAAGCAGATACACAACCGCCCAACAGAAACCGCCGCAATCAGGTCGCTGCTCCCAGCCTTCCTGAAACCGATGCCAACGACTTCGATGATGACGCAATGGATGATGCGGACGCAGACGTTGAAAGCGGCGACAACACCACGGCAACCAGCAGCGACATCCAACCACGCGGCCCCCGCGAACGTCGTGGTCGTACTCGTCGCCCACGCGGCAGCCAAAACCGTCAGCAACGCCCGCCCCGCCCTGCATCTGCCGAACTGGAACCACTGCCTGCTGAAAATCTGGAACCGCTCATTATCGACCTGAGCGCCGCGCAACCTGCACAACAGCCCCGCTACGAGCGCCAACCACCTAAAACGGAAGGCAGACCCGTCCCTGTTGTCATTCAGGTTTCACCCCCTGAAACACCCCCTGAACCGCAGGAACGCAAGCCAAAAGCACCGGTTCAACCAGAACCCAAGCCAAAAGCCGAGGCCACGCCGGAAGTACAAGTTCAACCAGAACCCAAGCCAAAAGCCGAGGCCACGCCGGAAGTACAGGTTCAACCAGAACCCAAGCCAAAAGCCGAGGCCACGCCGGAAGTACAAGTTCAACCAGAACCCAAGCCAAAAGCTAAGGCCAAGCTAGAAGTACAGGCTCAACCAGAAGCAGCGCCCATTGCAAAACCTGTGCCTGCCCCGAAGCCTGAACCCGCACCTCCTGCTGACGCAGTGGCAGAAATTGTTGCTGACAAACCGGTGGCTCCACCAGAAGTTGTTGCTGACAAACCAGCGACTCCACCAGAACCTGTAGCTGAGCCAAAAATCCCCGAAACGGTCAGCGCCACAGAACCGAAACCAGCAGCACCTGCACCGATGAAACGGCGTCCATCATGGATGCACACCGAACCTGAGTGA
- a CDS encoding low molecular weight protein-tyrosine-phosphatase — MEKVKVLFVCMGNICRSPTAQGVFEALVNSQQLTDRILIDSAGTHAYHVGNPPDRRSQAAAKDRGVDLSAQRARQVSVADFERFDYILAMDRNNLQDLQALIHGTQQERLHLFMTFASRWNVDEVPDPYYGGNSGFERVLDMVEDAAAGLLEHIRRTHL; from the coding sequence ATGGAAAAAGTTAAAGTTCTGTTTGTCTGTATGGGCAATATCTGTCGTTCACCCACGGCGCAAGGTGTGTTTGAAGCGCTGGTGAATTCGCAACAGTTGACTGATCGTATTCTGATTGATTCGGCGGGGACTCATGCGTATCACGTAGGCAATCCTCCAGACCGGCGTTCACAGGCGGCGGCAAAAGACCGTGGGGTGGATTTGTCGGCGCAACGTGCGCGTCAAGTGAGTGTGGCTGATTTTGAACGCTTTGATTACATTCTGGCGATGGATCGGAATAATCTGCAAGATTTGCAGGCACTGATTCATGGTACGCAGCAAGAACGTTTGCATTTGTTTATGACGTTTGCGAGCCGTTGGAATGTGGATGAAGTGCCTGACCCTTATTACGGGGGCAATAGCGGCTTCGAGCGCGTGCTGGATATGGTAGAGGATGCGGCGGCAGGTTTATTGGAACATATCCGCCGCACCCATCTTTAG
- a CDS encoding 3'-5' exonuclease produces MAQLLTPLHGYLSKIQAGEKRFAKRLEQWLEDDYLCWYDLPVGKRQRYADFIIVHPLRGLLLLEVKDWKLDTIHSIDKQFATLLTSNGLKQVFNPLEQARQCAYQLVNQLEQDPQLLSHTGRYRGKLAFPYGYGVVLTNITREQFEATDLKEVLPWNRVLCKDEMFESTAPEDFQQCLWNMFEYQFPKPLTLPMLDRIRWHLFPEIRIGATQGCLFEDSAESSEADSASLLPDIMKVMDMQQEQLARSLGTGHRVIHGVAGSGKTLILGFRCLYLASLLHKPILVLCYNIALAARLRVLMQEQGIADRVNVYHFHDWCAELLRHHHVDPPAYGADYLGKLVQTVIQAVASGHIPRGQYGAVMIDEGHDFQPDWLKLISGMVDPETDSLLLLYDDAQSIYSKDKGLNFSLSSVGINARGRTTVLKLNYRNTDEVFSFAHHFARSYLQALDSDEDHIPLLTPQSAGRHGLEPELRHFDSFSKETRTIAHWLQHWHDNRNMAWSEMCVVYRHTPQGRQLHEALQTAAIPCQWLDSSKTKKQFNPHDDSVKLMTMHSSKGLEFPLVVVAGLGFMPEEGQDVQAEAKLLYVAMTRSTEKLLLTYHQETVFTRLMQGHQTELVAG; encoded by the coding sequence ATGGCACAACTATTAACACCTTTGCACGGCTATTTATCCAAAATACAGGCGGGCGAAAAGCGTTTCGCCAAGCGGCTGGAGCAATGGCTGGAAGACGATTACCTCTGCTGGTACGACCTGCCCGTCGGCAAACGTCAGCGTTACGCCGATTTTATCATCGTACATCCCTTGCGTGGCCTGCTGTTGCTGGAGGTAAAAGACTGGAAGTTGGATACTATCCACAGCATTGACAAGCAATTTGCTACTTTGCTCACCTCCAACGGCTTGAAGCAGGTATTCAACCCCTTGGAACAAGCACGGCAATGCGCCTACCAATTAGTCAATCAGCTCGAACAAGATCCTCAATTGCTCAGCCATACCGGCAGATACCGGGGCAAACTGGCTTTTCCCTATGGCTATGGCGTCGTACTCACCAACATTACCCGAGAACAGTTTGAGGCAACCGATCTGAAAGAGGTGCTGCCGTGGAACCGAGTACTGTGCAAGGATGAAATGTTCGAGTCCACCGCCCCGGAAGATTTCCAGCAATGCCTGTGGAACATGTTTGAGTACCAGTTTCCCAAACCGCTGACACTGCCCATGCTTGACCGGATACGCTGGCACCTGTTCCCAGAAATCCGTATAGGCGCAACACAGGGCTGCTTGTTTGAAGATAGCGCGGAGTCTTCAGAAGCTGATTCCGCCAGCTTGTTACCCGACATCATGAAAGTCATGGATATGCAGCAAGAGCAACTTGCCCGAAGTCTGGGTACTGGGCATCGGGTAATTCACGGGGTAGCGGGTTCCGGCAAAACCTTGATTCTGGGGTTCCGCTGCCTGTACTTGGCCAGCCTGTTACACAAACCGATTCTGGTGTTGTGTTACAACATTGCCCTAGCGGCACGGTTGCGGGTATTGATGCAGGAACAAGGGATTGCTGACCGGGTGAATGTTTACCACTTTCACGACTGGTGTGCGGAATTGCTGCGCCACCACCACGTTGACCCGCCTGCTTATGGCGCTGACTATCTGGGGAAACTGGTGCAAACCGTTATCCAAGCCGTCGCCAGCGGGCATATTCCGCGTGGGCAATACGGCGCGGTGATGATCGACGAAGGCCACGATTTCCAACCTGACTGGCTGAAACTGATCAGTGGCATGGTTGACCCAGAAACCGATTCCCTGCTGTTGTTGTACGATGATGCCCAATCCATTTACAGCAAAGACAAGGGGCTGAATTTCAGTTTATCCAGTGTCGGCATCAATGCACGAGGGCGTACCACCGTGCTAAAACTCAACTACCGCAATACCGATGAAGTCTTTAGTTTTGCCCATCACTTTGCCAGATCTTACCTGCAAGCCCTCGATAGTGATGAAGACCACATACCCCTGCTAACCCCACAATCTGCCGGGCGGCACGGACTCGAACCCGAACTGCGTCACTTCGACAGCTTTAGCAAAGAAACCAGAACCATCGCGCACTGGCTGCAACACTGGCACGACAACCGCAATATGGCATGGTCGGAGATGTGTGTTGTTTACCGCCACACACCACAGGGCAGGCAACTGCATGAGGCGTTACAAACCGCCGCCATCCCCTGCCAATGGTTGGATTCGAGCAAAACCAAAAAACAGTTTAACCCCCATGACGACAGCGTGAAGCTGATGACCATGCACAGCAGCAAAGGGCTAGAATTTCCACTAGTCGTGGTGGCTGGGCTAGGTTTCATGCCCGAGGAAGGCCAGGATGTGCAGGCGGAAGCCAAGCTGTTGTACGTTGCCATGACCCGCTCGACCGAAAAGCTGTTGCTGACATACCATCAGGAAACAGTTTTCACGCGTCTTATGCAAGGCCATCAAACAGAACTCGTCGCAGGCTAA
- a CDS encoding RNA-guided endonuclease InsQ/TnpB family protein: MPTKRAYKFRFYPDPQQEKLLAQTFGCVRYVYNSILRYRTDAYDQTQEKVSYLDANARLTAIKKLPELLFLNDVSSVPLQQCLRNQQTAFKNFFEGRAKYPVFKSKKHRQSAEFTYRAFTYRNGELKLAKCAAPLDIRWSQPLPAAPTTVTVSKDQAGRYFVSCLCEFESTLLPVTNKKAGIDVGIKDLFVTSDGFKSGNPRHTAQHAAKLAKYQRRLAKKKFGSKNRLKAKRKVARVHAKISDCRSDNLHKLSRKLINENQVVCAENLAVKNMIKNPTLAKHIADASWGEFTRQLEYKANWAGRTYVEIDRFFPSSKRCNGCGFVKANMPLDVRSWECPECGATHDRDVNAARNILAAGLAVLAFGENVSGDGISVSLSCSR, from the coding sequence ATGCCAACGAAACGCGCCTACAAATTCCGGTTTTACCCAGACCCGCAACAAGAAAAGTTGCTGGCGCAGACGTTTGGTTGTGTGCGTTACGTGTACAACAGCATCTTGCGTTACCGCACGGATGCTTACGATCAGACTCAGGAAAAAGTCAGTTACCTGGATGCTAATGCGCGGTTAACAGCCATCAAGAAGCTGCCCGAACTGCTTTTTCTGAACGACGTTTCCAGTGTTCCGCTGCAACAATGTTTGCGGAACCAACAAACCGCGTTCAAGAACTTTTTTGAGGGCAGGGCAAAATACCCTGTCTTCAAATCCAAAAAGCACCGCCAGTCGGCAGAATTTACTTACCGTGCTTTTACATACCGCAACGGTGAGTTGAAGCTGGCTAAGTGCGCTGCGCCGCTGGACATTCGATGGAGCCAGCCACTTCCTGCTGCCCCGACCACCGTTACTGTTTCCAAAGATCAGGCCGGACGCTATTTCGTGTCCTGCTTGTGTGAATTTGAATCCACGCTATTGCCCGTCACCAACAAAAAGGCTGGCATTGACGTGGGCATCAAGGATTTGTTCGTCACTAGCGACGGCTTCAAGTCCGGCAATCCCCGCCACACCGCCCAACACGCAGCTAAACTGGCGAAGTACCAACGCCGTCTTGCCAAGAAGAAATTCGGCAGCAAGAACCGGCTGAAAGCCAAACGCAAGGTCGCCCGTGTTCACGCGAAGATTTCCGATTGCCGGTCGGACAACTTGCACAAGCTGTCCCGCAAACTGATTAACGAGAACCAAGTCGTTTGCGCTGAAAACCTCGCCGTGAAAAACATGATTAAGAACCCGACACTGGCCAAACACATTGCCGATGCAAGTTGGGGGGAATTCACCCGCCAGCTTGAATACAAAGCCAACTGGGCAGGTAGGACGTATGTCGAAATCGACCGTTTCTTCCCTTCCAGCAAACGCTGTAACGGCTGCGGGTTCGTGAAAGCAAACATGCCGCTGGACGTGCGGTCTTGGGAGTGCCCCGAATGTGGCGCAACCCATGACCGTGACGTGAATGCAGCACGTAACATTTTAGCCGCCGGACTGGCGGTGTTAGCCTTTGGAGAGAATGTTAGCGGTGATGGCATTTCGGTGTCGTTGTCCTGTTCTCGATGA
- a CDS encoding RluA family pseudouridine synthase, with the protein MAVEYYTVTENEDGQRIDNFLIRHLKQLPKSALYRILRKGEVRVDKKRVKPEKKLALGEIIRIPPIKMEAEVNPPDKPALASASLLSVLEAAVLQEDEQLIFVNKPSGLPVHGGSGYKLGLIEAFRQLRPNLPYVELAHRIDRDTSGVVILAKSRQALTELHTLFRDGKIDKRYKALVAGRWKHGRQHVTMDLSKEEGTRQKVQVVEEGEGKVSETIFSSLKNLHGASLVEAQILTGRMHQIRVQLQNLGHPILGDDRYGDFALNRKFRDMGLKRLFLHSASVDFTLRATGRRYVVEAPLPDELKEVLINIKINAVER; encoded by the coding sequence ATGGCAGTCGAATACTACACGGTTACGGAAAATGAAGATGGTCAGCGGATAGATAATTTCCTGATTCGCCATCTTAAGCAACTTCCCAAGAGCGCACTTTACCGGATTTTACGCAAAGGTGAGGTGCGGGTTGACAAAAAAAGAGTCAAACCAGAGAAGAAACTGGCTTTGGGTGAGATTATCCGTATCCCCCCCATCAAAATGGAGGCCGAGGTCAATCCGCCGGACAAGCCTGCGCTGGCCTCTGCTTCTTTGCTGAGCGTATTGGAAGCGGCGGTGTTGCAGGAAGATGAGCAACTGATTTTCGTCAACAAGCCTTCCGGCCTGCCGGTGCATGGTGGCAGCGGCTACAAACTGGGGTTGATTGAAGCCTTTCGCCAGTTGCGCCCGAATTTGCCCTATGTGGAACTGGCGCACCGCATCGACCGTGATACCAGCGGTGTGGTCATTCTCGCCAAGTCACGGCAGGCATTGACTGAATTGCACACCTTGTTCCGCGACGGCAAGATTGATAAGCGCTACAAGGCGCTGGTGGCGGGGCGCTGGAAGCACGGTCGCCAACACGTGACGATGGATTTGAGCAAGGAAGAAGGCACGCGCCAGAAGGTGCAAGTGGTGGAAGAGGGTGAGGGTAAAGTATCCGAAACCATTTTCTCCTCGCTGAAAAACCTGCATGGTGCATCGCTGGTAGAGGCGCAAATTCTTACCGGGCGGATGCATCAAATCCGTGTGCAATTGCAGAATCTGGGGCATCCGATCCTCGGTGATGACCGTTATGGCGATTTCGCGCTCAACCGCAAATTCCGCGACATGGGGCTGAAACGACTGTTTTTGCATTCTGCCAGCGTAGATTTTACCTTGCGTGCCACCGGGCGGCGTTATGTGGTGGAAGCACCCCTGCCGGATGAGTTGAAGGAAGTGCTGATTAACATCAAAATCAATGCGGTAGAGCGTTGA
- a CDS encoding HAD family hydrolase yields MTVKMKPYSLLIFDWDGTLMDSATHITQCMRNAIAVVGAEPRTDAQIRHIIGLGLDEAIQHLYPNLSPSRIREIADEYRQEFLVRTTHGSELFSGARATLYTLAEQGYTLAVATGKSRRGLDKVLDETGLRELFPITRCADETRSKPHPQMLEEILTDCDTRKHDALMIGDSEYDLQMALNIGMDSLAVSYGVHGLEHLRQHQPRGHVDDVTHIPGWLAAQKGYT; encoded by the coding sequence ATGACCGTTAAGATGAAACCTTATTCCCTGCTGATTTTTGACTGGGACGGCACGCTGATGGATTCCGCCACGCACATTACCCAGTGTATGCGTAATGCCATTGCGGTGGTGGGTGCGGAACCGCGTACTGATGCGCAAATCCGCCATATCATCGGCTTGGGGCTGGATGAAGCCATTCAACACCTTTACCCCAACCTTTCGCCGAGTCGGATTCGCGAGATTGCGGACGAATACCGCCAAGAGTTTCTGGTGCGAACCACGCACGGCAGCGAACTGTTCAGTGGCGCACGCGCAACCCTTTACACGTTGGCGGAGCAGGGTTACACGCTGGCAGTCGCTACGGGGAAATCGCGGCGTGGGCTGGATAAGGTGCTGGATGAAACCGGGCTGCGTGAATTGTTCCCGATTACGCGCTGTGCGGACGAAACCCGTTCCAAGCCACATCCACAAATGCTGGAAGAGATTTTGACAGACTGCGATACCCGCAAGCATGATGCGCTGATGATTGGGGACAGTGAATACGATTTGCAGATGGCGCTGAACATCGGGATGGATTCACTGGCTGTCAGTTACGGCGTGCATGGCCTTGAACACTTGCGGCAACATCAGCCGCGTGGTCATGTTGACGACGTTACGCATATTCCCGGCTGGTTAGCCGCACAAAAAGGTTACACATGA